One genomic region from Candidatus Wallbacteria bacterium encodes:
- a CDS encoding peptidoglycan recognition family protein, with amino-acid sequence MRKLLTVLFISAVLNYSATAGNPEAAKMKITRERADYPGAFADFTPINHLKFRIHKPDTIVIHWVGEGTAAGAVRWFLNPDSRVSAHFIINQTGEVVQMVKLRDTAWHCTRRIEPLGGMNNPRTIGIEHEATWNNPELWFTDSMLKASADLVRFLCEKYQIPMRFGSPGILGHSNMPGCLDKNCPGNFPWERFWFYLTGKDRLDFTPYPNEEKPMPAKVVKKSGLLQKPDLKSKLLRKFKIGDQILLTGQYKEWYTAKPANGDSIEGFVLDSDVWFSRRGNE; translated from the coding sequence ATGAGAAAGTTGCTGACAGTGTTATTCATATCGGCAGTTCTGAACTATTCAGCAACAGCCGGTAACCCGGAGGCCGCTAAAATGAAAATTACCCGTGAAAGGGCTGACTATCCCGGTGCTTTTGCTGATTTCACTCCGATCAATCATCTCAAGTTCAGAATCCACAAACCGGATACCATCGTGATCCACTGGGTTGGAGAGGGCACGGCTGCCGGCGCAGTCAGATGGTTTCTGAATCCTGATTCAAGGGTATCCGCCCATTTCATCATCAACCAGACTGGTGAAGTCGTTCAAATGGTGAAACTCAGGGACACTGCCTGGCACTGCACCAGGAGGATCGAACCATTAGGAGGGATGAACAATCCCCGCACCATTGGAATAGAACATGAAGCCACCTGGAATAACCCTGAATTGTGGTTTACGGATTCCATGCTCAAAGCAAGCGCGGACCTCGTGCGTTTCCTCTGCGAAAAATATCAGATCCCGATGCGCTTCGGGAGCCCTGGAATCCTCGGACACAGCAATATGCCCGGCTGCCTTGACAAGAACTGCCCGGGTAATTTCCCGTGGGAGCGTTTCTGGTTTTACCTGACAGGAAAAGACAGGCTTGATTTCACACCATATCCTAATGAGGAAAAGCCGATGCCAGCGAAAGTCGTGAAGAAATCCGGCCTGCTGCAGAAGCCCGACCTAAAGAGCAAGCTCCTGAGAAAATTCAAGATCGGGGATCAGATCCTGCTGACCGGGCAATACAAGGAATGGTATACTGCGAAACCTGCAAACGGTGATTCTATCGAAGGTTTCGTCCTGGACTCTGATGTCTGGTTTTCCAGGAGG